TATGCCAATTTGgaagtaaatattttttttggttaaaaggagCTTTTATATAGGTAGAATATAGACTTACAGCCTGTAGTATGTCATACCAGAAGCATCATTCCTTATTAAATTGAAAAGCGCCTCCGGCAGACAATTAATACTAAGATCAAATTCATGTACATGTCGCACAAACCCAGCCAAAAAAACAGCACAAGTAATAATCTCCCTAACATGATGGATAAAGCTACACCTGCGAAACCCATCACGCAAATCACGTATTTCTTCAAGCAACCATAGCACTTGCCAATGGGGTTGAAAAGTTCCCACAATCATTTGCACCGCCACCTTAACCCGAGTCTCCATCAAACCAAACACAACAAGTTGATTCTTAATTGCCCAGTCAAACACTGCCCTCCTATTACCAGGGTCATTCAAACCCCTAGTATTCCATGCAGCAATACTCATCATTACTGAGAAGGGGAAGCAGGGTTAAGCACTGGGTTACCCCGGCCCAGACTACACTCACGTACACGGGGCACATCTGAAACCTCTTCGCCTCCATCACTTGATCCAGCAGTGTCACTGCCCTGCAATAGAGCAAAACGGTTCACAACTTTGGGTATCCCCGCATTCATTAATTTACTTTGGAAGTAAATTAGTTTATGAATTTTCTTGTAGATGAAACctcttaaggtgtcaaataactTGTAACCTTACGGTcttgcccttttagtataactcatttttcttttggttttttcgTAGAAACTCATTACTTCTTTTAGTGAGGGTAAGATATGCCATTTCACACGTGTACTCAAAACATACGTAAAATAATGACAACTCTTAAAAAATGACATAACATTAAGGCTCTTTTTGGCGTTTATGTTTATATCCTATGTACTTAATAACGTTTCCAATAATAATTACTTTATTGTCTGGAACCTGATATCCttataaaaataagatgaaTGAGCTTATATCACTTGAGTTTTCTACAACATTTGAGCCATCAAGATGTAACGTAAAACTAAAAGGGATTTTCCTAGTGACACCCCTCAaggtatcaaataatttgtaaccttactttttttggttatttagTATGATACAAATTTTTCCCAATGAAAATAATAGTGTATGTAATTGGAAAATATGTAGGAAAATGataccttttgataatgacaagTTACTtacacattattttttttttatgagaaataaaaataatttttattgaaatatacATTCATGAACATTTGCATCCACTATAGTAGAAGTCTTAGTTCTAATAGCTTTGTAAGCAATTTTGCGAGCTATAGACACCACAATAGGATCTTTACAGATTATATTAACGGTCATCTTCTGGGTTCAACTTTAAATAGAGAGCAAGACTTGCAATAGATCCCAAGGCCACCCAACCTCCATTCCCAGCAGAATCCACTGCACAATCTCAACATTTCCCACTAATACTCACTTTTTGGATTCCCTTGCTAACAATAATTGCAATTCTTGTAGAATGGCTCTTGGTTTTTGAGCTAGCACGTCCCCTGCATAGCCACAACTATTGGAGACAAAACTAAATTTTGAATTAGTGAATTAGTAAGACAGACCACAACCCAGCCAGCAAGACCAATAATGCTATCAATGCAGCCATCACATATCAATACTGGATGatcaacaaaagataaaatgtGATAGTCTAAAAGAATCATATCAAGAGGCTTAGTTGAGGAAGACTCATTAGGGAAAACCCAGAAGATCGACCCAAATCCCCAACCCATTTATTGATAGTACTAAGCAAAACCAGAGGAGATGGATTAATATTTTGGAAAACACATTTACTTTGAAAAGTCCAAAGAAAATACTTTGTAATAACACATTTACTTCGAAAAGTGCAATGAAAATACTTTGTAATAGCAACAATACTAATAAACCTAGACTTGTCAATAAAAGACAATGAAGGATCAGATTTTACAGATATcataaatttttgaaaatccttttatacccctattttaaagaatttttggaaataagacaaggagaaattaaaagaagatcTGAGGTTATAGATACACTTATAGATGCTACAAATTATCATTAGGAGATTTCCTGCACTCTTATTGTCTACAAGGTATAAGTGGGCAATTATTAATCATTTGTAAATAGGGAGGCAAACATTGACGGCCATTGATGTCTGTACTTTTCCTTCACATgtagtgaaggaaaactttctcctgtCTATTTTCTATAATGGGTTTATGTTCATATCTGTCGACTTCTCTTCCATATCATTATACATATGCCATATCTCAAGTGACCCACATCGTtgaggtaagggtgtcaattgagaCGTTTCCAATTAATCGTTGGGTTTCATCTAAAGTTTCAAAACATAGAATCAGAGATTGGACTAGTCTTTAGAATCAGTTGAAaatagtccaaaaaaaaaaacctagaattGGCCTTCAGATTTGAAAACTaaatgattttagggttttggaccATGAATCAGTCGTATTGTATCTGTCAGAATGGGATCAATCATGGCCAAATCCAAATTAACTGATTCACTGATCTGATTCCTGATTCTTAAAATCGTAGTTCCTTCTTTTTGAATCAAGATCAAAACCATTCATTAACAGTTCGATTCTAAACTTTTAAAATTGGGAAAAGAACATTGCTTGATCAGGTGGCTCCTACGCTGAGACATAGGAACAAGTTCATGTTGAGGATATCAATCAATACGGTATGGGCTAGATCCAATACTGCTATGGATCGAGCAATACTTGCTCGACTAGTGTAGTatagatgtgattttttaataaaaaaatagaaaaaaaaaaaaaaaaaaaaaaaaacattgccAGTCAATATGGCTTTCACACCTAGACACCGTAAACACAGCCCAGGACGAAATGACCGCTGCACCTCTCATGCAAAACATCTGTTTCTATTAATGCTCCTCATATGCTAAGATGCTACAGCATATGCTGATGAGCATGGCCAAGCGGCCAGGCAAAGAACCTCTTCCCAGAAAGAATTCACCGTTGGATCTAAAATCGAACTAATCGGTACTTGTAGCGATATCTTAAGAACCGATACGGTGATTTAAATCAATGGAGTAGATTGGCACGTACGTGATGTCCACAGGCTGTCCAATTGTTTAGAATTTACTCCACACCCTAAAAGCTGCAAGTTCGTCACTTTTGGTCAGAGAAAACTAGAAAAGTTATACTGCACAAGAGGATACTTCCCGCCTCGTCCAACGGCTATAATTCTTATAACGTTCGAAGCCGCTTTATTACTGGCCACGTGGTATTTCAGTCCTAATGTTACCTAACCAAACCTGGCTCGATTATTCACGTTTATTAAATAGAGATAAGACTCATGAATGTGCTACTTGTATAACTATAACCTTTCAATCCCACGctccatggttttagtaatccgtattggtattgatattggtattggttttggttttggttttggtttcgatATCGGTATGTTTCGgatgcatttattcttattttaaaaatatgattttagaCCAGTTTACCTTTTGTTtgtattgttatattgatacaatattcaaccggaaaaaaaaaatcgatacaATATCGATCAAGAATCAATATCAGCCTCTATCGATATCAATATAAATTGGCCGATATACTGATTACTTAAACCATGATCCTAGCACAACATGAGGTCCCCATCCAGACCCACTTGGTGCCTTTCTAATATATTtctagggagagggttctctaggACAAGCCATGTAGAGGAGCATACCAATAAAGTACGAGAAAATGATTTTGTATATGGGAGAACAACGAGGTAATTTTAtatgaaaaggagagagagagagagagagagagagtgtgtgtttTAACATACCCTCCTCAAGCAATTTAAAGAACCTCTTCCCATGTTAATAATATTTTGATGGGAAAAAGGATTTTGCTTGACCATGTGGTTCTTGCACCTAGACAAAAAAGGAGGTGAGATGATTGCTCCACCCCCTATAAATGCGAAAAATTCCACCCTTATTGATGCACTTGTGTGCGTTGTCATTGACCCCTGCATTGGTATAGGGGCCATATTGCCAAGCAAAGAACCCTCTCTCGACtctaaaaattacatttttttggatagaacaaaaaaaatagtacTTTGAATCAGAAAAAAGATTGCCCGCTAAAGTACTTTATTTATCTACGTGAGCTATGAGCTATTCCTTCAGTTATTCTAATGGAGACTTAATTAATCACATAATTTTGGGGGTATATCTTAaccatatgattttttttttgggtagaatatcCCAACCATGACTTGACTTATACAGTTTTAGTTTCCCTTTATTTTGTCCAAAAGGTTCAAAAGAGTACTGAATTCTCCCCCCCCCTGCTAAAAAAAAGTTGCTAGGCTGTGTGACCCCTAATCAGTGCCGAGGCCAATGAAAACGCATACTTTGGAGGATCCAACAAGGGTTAGAATTTTTCGAATTTTTCATCTCATGAGGGGCGGAGGGTCATATCGGCCTTCTTGTGTTTGGTGCAGTAACCAAGCAACTTggcagccaaaaaaaaaatacaaatattcaTAGAGAGCTCATGTGCTGCTGCACTAGAAAAGCCCTCCTGTTTCAAACCTAAGGTTTGGGTTTGAAACACCAATCTTTTTAGGAGAAAAGACTGACCAGATTCAACCGAGAAAACCGAAATACATTGGCCtgaattttttattggtttggtattgattttgattttcaaaatatgGATGAAAAATTAAAACGATCACCGAAATtggaaaaaatgataaaaatggatattttttttaagaataatCATCCATGTAACAAGGAAGGTGAAGTTTTtgaaaatcacaagataaatgtgctattaattttttatttttcaaatctaaactATCTGTGCCTAGAGTTGGAAAAGTGCACAATAATGTCTACACTCTAGAATATCGATATACATGCACGGATATACATGAGATGTGTATAAATACACAAGAGCATAATTGATTGAATaaagtttaaaatttgacatgtggcgaatctagaccatgtcctctTTATCAAGGATCTGAAACCTCTACTTCCGCCCTGCCCCTATTGCCGTACATCCTACACACAGCAAGGCAAAAAgattgccttacccccactcagacAAGGCGCTCGATCAAaggtaaggcggtcttttcgTGCCTTGCTGTGTGTGGGACGCACACAACAATACGGGCATGGCGGAAGTAGAGGACCCCGACGCTTCTATCAATGGTTGGAATGGATATATCATTGGTCAATGTGGCAGAATAAATGATttgtgacatttgaaaaaataatatacCTTTGTGACAAAAATAGTTTGCCTCAAACAATTGGATCGATAAACATTCGTTGTGGTTTTTCATAGATTGAACTCCTTATTGGAATTCGAAGCTATACTtcttaaatatattaaaaaaattgattgaaaACGGATTAAATTGAACATTTGATATTGTCATACtaggagaaagaacgctatctAGTCGTGTGCGACATGTGACTCCTGCTGCACCAGAAACCTGGCAGCGCAAAATGTCCGCCGCACCTCATGGAAATGCGAAAATCCCTAAGGGACTGTTCGGATGCTTTTGGTTTGCCTTACCCGTGCCCATTAATTGGGCAGCTTCGGACCAGGCATATAGCCCTACCCTATCTCAAACCGCTCTGAACCAACTCGGTTGCGACCCACTACCGTTTAGGGAGAGCTGAGAGTCGTTTATAATAGAAATTGGCCGTTGGATTAAAGGATATTATCGAACGGTTGAAATTTGACCAGAAAAGGACCGTTGGAAGAATGACGTTTGTTAAAAAACGGTAAGAGGGAGGCTCTCGTTTAATTTTGATATCGGTTCAACAACATATCTTCAGTAGAGAtacagagaaaagagaagaaatagcaGACGAAAAGAGTGAAAGAGAGATTGAGAAAGAGACGATCCAAGAGAAAGTCGACCACTGTGGTTTTCCGAGGTGGCGACGGCAAACACAGAAGAAGAAACGCGGGGCACGAGGCTCCCTTATTTTCTATCGTCATTGTTATCGACCATTGGAGGAGTATTTGGTCAGGTTCAAGATTCAGAGATGGCATCGAGACCTATTGTCCCTCTGCAGCAGAGAGGTACTACTTCTTTCTTCGATTTATGTTCGTTTTCCTCGTTTTATTTGGTGGGGTTTGTTTCTCCGTATACGTGTTAATGATAGAAAGAGTCCATAGGTTTGTTTTGATCTTGATCTTCAGGGTATGTTTGAATGTTGAAAGTTTAGGTTTATTTGCTTATTTTGATGATCTTATTTCagattattctttcttttatttcccttGTTTATCATGAATTTCTCATGGGAAATTTGCAGGTGGGGCGGTTGTTGGGGTAGGGAAGCAGAAGAACATTGCCGCAGAGGGAAAGAACCGGCGAGCACTTGAAGATGTTAGCAACTTGGCAGTTACAAGTATTCAAGAAATCTCTCGCCCTGTAACAAGAAATTTCTGTGCACAATTACTAGCTAATGCACAGGCCGCAGCACAGAATAATAAGGTATAATGGGGAAAAATTGTTTATTAGAAGTTAAATCATAACACAAAGATGTGAAGTTCATCATATAACTTGGAGTTTCTTGATTTCGCAGAAGCCAGCCACAGTTATTGTTGATGGGGTAGTGATTGTTGATGGTGTTGTGGGGGAAAAGGGAGGTGGAGCAGGAAAGGCAGCTCAAAAGAAAGTCACTGTGAAGCCAATACCTGATACAGTAATTGAAATTAGCCCGGATACAGAAGAGGAGACCAAAAAGAAGAAGCCGGTGGTAAACCAGAGAAAATTGAGAGAAGGGTCATCAGGGAAGAAAGTGAAGACCCTCACAGCAACCCTAACTGCTCGGAGCAAGGTTACTTTTTGTTTGGAAAATTTTGCCCTGTTTGATTGACTGATACCACTCCTTGAGATCACtttgagaaagaatttttttttttaaaaaaaatctgatttcatTTGATCCCATTCCAAACAGGTTGCTTGTGGTTTAACTAATAAACCCAAGGAGTCAGTTCCAGACATTGATGCAgcagatgttgatgatgagttATCAGTTGTTGAGTATGTAGAAGACATTTACCAGTTTTACAAGATCATGGAGGTATTTCTtctctgcaactcaatctcCACTTCCCACTAAGTGTTTTACCTCTGATCATCAAATACTGATCTGTGGATGTTTGGCTTGTCAGCATGAAAGTGGAGTTCAGGATTACATGCATTCCCAGCCTGACTTAAATCACAAGATGAGGGAGATTCTTGCAGATTGGTTGATAGAAGTTCATCACAAGTTTAAACTGATGCCTGAAACACTATATCTTTCCCTTTACCTTGTGGATCGTTTCCTTTCCATGAAGACTGTCCCAAGGCGGGAGTTGCAGCTGGTGGGCATAAGTGCCATGCTCATTGCAAGCAAATATGAAGAGATTTGGGCTCCTGAGGTATATTTGAGTCAATTTTTTATGAGAATATATGTGATCTTGTTCTACTGATTAATTGTCATGTGTGGTGGTGGATACTTTTAATGTTTGCAGGTTGATGAATTTATTACCATTTCAAACAAGGCTTATACTCGAGAACAGATTTTGGTGATGGAGAAAACAATTTTGGGCAGGCTTGAATGGAGTTTGACAGTTCCTACACCTTATGTCTTCCTGGTCCGTTTTATCAAAGCTTCTGGGCCTGATCAGGAGGTAATCTTTTCGTTACATTTCCTCTGTTAAGTTGTTGATCTATTACCAATTTCTACAGAGGATTTTCATTGATTAAGATCTTTTTGAATACAGATGGAAAACTTTGTCTTCTTTCTTGCTGAGCTTGGTCTGATGAGCTATGCAACAACCATAATGTATTGCCcatcaatggtagcagcttcaGCAGTCTATGCTGCTAGATGCACACTCAATAAGACACCTCTCTGGACTGACACTCTTAAATTCCATACTGGTTATGTAGAAGCACAACTTATGTAATGTTTTTCCCTTAAAACCCAAGTTGTGTATATATATGTCTTCTCAGAATAATGTATTTAATCATTCTTTTCTGTTGTGACAGGGATTGTGCAAAACTATTAGTTAACTTCCACTCATTCGCAGCAGAGAGCAAGCTGAAAGGGATTTACAAGAAATATTCAAGTCCAGAACGCGGTGCTGTTGCTCTGCATCCTGCAGCCAAGAATCTCTTGGATCATTTCCTCCCTAGTCTTTCCAAAATATGTCTTGATTAAAAATCACAATCTTTTCTCTGATACGATTTCTGTCCTACAAAGATGTCCCTTTGTAACCACAATCACAACCACTTCTCTAGTTGTGATCAGTTTATTTAATGATTCTGACTATATGTCTTTGTTTTGCAAGTTTGTTTGCATAAATTACATTCCTGAGATTTGTTCTGTAACAATGAGAAGTTCCCTATTTATGATTTGATACTGAACTTTAATGATTCATATCCCTTTTGCACTAAATGATTCATATCCCTTTTCCCTAGTTTAAAATTAGTATGTCAGAATTcatgtcttttttcttttccttctaatgttgatgatgaagatgattgTGATTGAGGAGGTAATGAAATTAGCTTCCAATTCTCTTTTTCAACATCGAAAGTAAATAAATATCTCCGTTGGTTTTGTTCCAAAGGTTAACCAGTGAAAAGAACCACGCAAAAGAACTTCCGAATCTAAagacaatagaaaaaaaataaggtaagTTCACATTCTCAGAACCCATCCTCCATCCCCACTTCTTGGAATCAAAGATCTCATAATGCATGCTGTGATACTCAGTCCTAATCCATGAAAATCGAATGTTCTTGTAATGCAACGGATGTGACTTCATTACCACCATTCCCATTCTCTCTGTTTCATAACGAGTcttagggtttggaattcttGTCCACTGTCGTGACACAGGCTTGCACATATAGTACCTGTTAAGAGTTTAGTTTGGTCCATCAGTAACAATCAAgaatatataagaaaataaaaaaattatgaaaaaaaaagtagaaatacCTTGATGGGTTATGATAGACTTCACTCACGCAGCAAATTAAACCTTGTGCCTCATGACAAGGCTTCAATCTTGAAGTTTGTCGTCAGCATAAAGTCGAGAGAGATCGAAGATGGAGAGGATGCAAAGGAGATGGATTTGGTCTTATATCTATACTTCTTACGACTTTGAATAATGTAACCAGAGACTAGTTGTGTTCTTTGCCGATGAATGAGTTTGAATGTGTAATCATAAGTGAGGGCATTCTAATCTCTACAAACCCATCTGCATTGCtggagaagatcatcaagaGTCACATGAGTTAAGATCTCATACAACATATCATCTGACAATGATGGTGAAGAAGATGAGTTTTTGCagtactctcttcttcttcttctttttctttttcttccttcgtCTTCGTGGATAAAGGTGAGTCCACCATGAAGATTTGATTATTGTTTAGATCAATATtctcacaagaagaagaagaagatgagttgGAGTAccctccttgttcttctttttccttttcctcctTTGTCACACGAGGTGAGCCAAttgtaaacccaaaacccatgaaGAATTAATGATTGTTAAGATCAATCTCACACGAAAGCTCTTCTATATATGtaagtaggggtgcaagtttggccctgttggcccgaacccgTCCTGAGTCCGAACAGGGCCTAGGTTGAGATACCctaaccctgagggtgggtcagggctggaaatgtcTGActctgagtcagggtcggaCCGGATTAGGGTTGAGCCTTAGGCTAAGCCCGgtcggcccaacccgaccctgtgtaagttatactataaaatatagatttatattataatatatatcataaactttaaatatcacacacattttattatataatatagggaaaattacatctcCCTCCCCTGTACCttgccctaattacacattcctccccttgattttcccaccttacacCCAGACCCCCTctggctgacggtgttagtctccTGTTAGTTATAGTtttgaaaatattattttatccTTACACTATTATcttagtctactgttagttataGTTcagaaaagactattttacccttacactatcttcttcttcttcttcttcctgcaaccccacccgCCCCACGCCTCTGCAATCCCGTCCTATCGTCAACGACATCGCTGATCTCACTCCCACAACCGGTATTCATTATGGTTTTGCGGAACATTCATGATGGAAGAGGCTTGAGCACTGGAACATTCAAACAACAGGTAAAAGTGAAATCAAGAATAAAATTCAAGCTTTGCCTCCATCTCCTTTCTGCAATTCCCTATCTATATTAGA
The sequence above is a segment of the Telopea speciosissima isolate NSW1024214 ecotype Mountain lineage chromosome 7, Tspe_v1, whole genome shotgun sequence genome. Coding sequences within it:
- the LOC122666815 gene encoding G2/mitotic-specific cyclin S13-7-like yields the protein MASRPIVPLQQRGGAVVGVGKQKNIAAEGKNRRALEDVSNLAVTSIQEISRPVTRNFCAQLLANAQAAAQNNKKPATVIVDGVVIVDGVVGEKGGGAGKAAQKKVTVKPIPDTVIEISPDTEEETKKKKPVVNQRKLREGSSGKKVKTLTATLTARSKVACGLTNKPKESVPDIDAADVDDELSVVEYVEDIYQFYKIMEHESGVQDYMHSQPDLNHKMREILADWLIEVHHKFKLMPETLYLSLYLVDRFLSMKTVPRRELQLVGISAMLIASKYEEIWAPEVDEFITISNKAYTREQILVMEKTILGRLEWSLTVPTPYVFLVRFIKASGPDQEMENFVFFLAELGLMSYATTIMYCPSMVAASAVYAARCTLNKTPLWTDTLKFHTGYVEAQLMDCAKLLVNFHSFAAESKLKGIYKKYSSPERGAVALHPAAKNLLDHFLPSLSKICLD